A single Crateriforma conspicua DNA region contains:
- a CDS encoding TIGR03000 domain-containing protein, with translation MKQRGIRAWIRICAVVAASIPFSAAQAGYGSSGGYGSSGGYASYGGSSGGYASSGGYGSSGGHHPVLSHLKAKIAAKRAAWYSSGGASSGGSSGGYAAYSYSASSGGASSGGASSGGHVGPLRRLADHIHAKKAAIRARWAGASSGGSSGGYASYSYAYSASSGGASSGGSSGGYSAARATYGSSGGSSGGSVSSYSAPVVSGVIESPSYESSQIQSGYQVQPQMSAPVEYGAPVEYGTPVESGAPMEYSAPVDSSAPGDGFVPSDSIQTPDVSAEGESDASIQYGSAQFASTDSLSDAALLTVAVPSEDAVLEVNGHRTRSEGEIRQFLSRGLKEGFVYTYVVNVQYQQDGQTIQDTQTVKMRPGDKQRLFFDAKSAEVVDETIVSEEAESVEETVVTIRVPQDAKVVLAGNETAGQGATRTFRTRTLKAGQVWEDYTIEVTADVDGTPVTQTRSITVRQGQTHQVDFDFDAQRLASR, from the coding sequence ATGAAACAGCGTGGCATTCGAGCTTGGATTCGAATCTGTGCCGTTGTGGCGGCCTCGATTCCGTTTTCAGCGGCCCAAGCCGGTTACGGATCGTCCGGAGGCTATGGATCTTCCGGCGGATATGCTTCCTATGGCGGGTCTTCGGGCGGATACGCGTCGTCGGGTGGATATGGATCCAGCGGCGGGCATCACCCGGTGTTGAGCCACTTGAAGGCAAAGATTGCTGCCAAGCGAGCCGCTTGGTACAGCAGTGGTGGTGCCAGCAGTGGCGGTTCGTCCGGCGGCTATGCGGCCTACTCCTATTCGGCCAGCAGCGGCGGAGCCAGCAGCGGTGGCGCCAGCAGCGGCGGACATGTCGGGCCGTTGCGTCGATTGGCCGATCACATTCACGCCAAGAAGGCGGCCATCCGTGCCCGCTGGGCGGGGGCCAGCAGCGGCGGCAGCTCCGGCGGATACGCTTCCTATTCGTATGCCTATTCGGCCAGCAGTGGTGGAGCCAGCAGCGGTGGTTCATCCGGCGGCTATTCTGCCGCCCGCGCGACGTACGGATCGTCCGGCGGCAGCAGTGGTGGGTCGGTGTCGTCCTACTCCGCTCCCGTAGTCTCGGGCGTGATCGAATCGCCCAGCTACGAATCGTCCCAGATTCAAAGCGGCTACCAGGTCCAACCACAGATGTCGGCGCCCGTCGAGTACGGCGCACCGGTGGAATACGGCACTCCGGTCGAAAGTGGCGCACCGATGGAGTACAGCGCTCCGGTGGATTCGTCTGCTCCCGGCGATGGTTTTGTACCGTCGGATTCGATCCAAACCCCTGACGTTTCAGCCGAAGGCGAATCGGATGCGAGTATCCAGTACGGATCGGCGCAGTTTGCTTCCACCGATTCGCTTAGCGATGCGGCTTTGTTGACCGTTGCGGTTCCCAGCGAAGACGCTGTGTTGGAAGTCAACGGACATCGCACCCGCAGCGAAGGCGAAATTCGCCAGTTCTTGTCGCGTGGATTGAAGGAAGGATTTGTTTACACGTACGTCGTGAACGTCCAGTACCAGCAAGACGGCCAAACCATCCAAGACACGCAAACGGTGAAGATGCGTCCGGGCGACAAGCAGCGTCTGTTCTTTGACGCCAAGTCCGCCGAAGTTGTTGACGAAACGATCGTCTCGGAAGAAGCCGAATCCGTGGAAGAAACGGTCGTGACGATTCGTGTTCCCCAGGACGCCAAGGTCGTTCTGGCTGGCAATGAAACGGCGGGTCAGGGAGCAACGCGTACATTCCGGACTCGGACGCTGAAAGCCGGCCAGGTCTGGGAAGACTACACGATCGAAGTGACCGCGGATGTTGACGGCACGCCCGTCACGCAAACGCGTTCGATCACGGTTCGCCAAGGCCAGACCCACCAAGTGGACTTCGATTTCGACGCACAGCGTTTGGCCAGCCGCTAG
- a CDS encoding c-type cytochrome domain-containing protein yields MTILRITSQSGTRCILACLVVFCFAGDATAQSAPEGLATAKDQLAKAAVAYRNREYVAAGQALVTASSTLQATLAKTEPARREAVLEQESDLLSRMRNAHVMLQLEGVRVPPIRIDDGTAWWQEEPGVAPEVVMLPGAELDPDASLASSLPKKEMEAMATSGDVPAMASSTGDSATGDAEGESDTVSFVRDVAPVLIEHCGGCHVGGGQVRGGLNMNTFAGLMRGGDEGDTVIAGSGDESGLVLRMRGEGGDLMPPGGRPRVPEDSIQLISRWIDQGAKDDAIRPGQDLKTASMQAWASSATTDQRNERRRQHAQESIRMVAPDGVAMVESDYFMVIGPMTERRLQEIGKLADGQMKVVRSVIPAVSGADKGEYFRGRATLFVFPRPYEYAEFSKMVEQRSIPAQWVSHFRSDAILAYASLVVTPDLDDEGLRSRLAGPLFSMAMATRAADVPEWLAGGVGESIANDRVRKLDRDSRSRLLAAQRDAAIAAKNAGDLLQQRLPAQQVDALSIAVAGAMMAPPRRRGFQTMIRQMNAGQPFESGFQGAYGVTVEAFVDAFLKWAKGPTPTPAPQR; encoded by the coding sequence ATGACGATTTTACGGATCACATCACAGTCTGGGACCCGTTGCATTTTGGCATGCCTGGTCGTTTTTTGTTTCGCCGGTGATGCCACCGCCCAGTCTGCACCCGAGGGGTTAGCGACGGCCAAGGACCAATTGGCAAAGGCCGCGGTGGCCTATCGGAACCGTGAATACGTCGCTGCCGGTCAAGCATTGGTGACCGCCTCGTCCACCCTGCAGGCGACACTTGCCAAAACGGAACCCGCCCGGCGCGAAGCGGTGCTGGAACAGGAATCGGATTTGTTGTCTCGCATGCGAAACGCACACGTCATGCTGCAATTGGAAGGCGTCCGGGTACCACCGATTCGCATTGATGATGGTACAGCATGGTGGCAAGAAGAACCGGGGGTTGCACCGGAGGTCGTCATGTTGCCGGGGGCGGAATTGGACCCCGACGCTTCGCTGGCGTCATCGTTGCCAAAAAAAGAGATGGAAGCGATGGCGACGTCCGGCGACGTACCGGCCATGGCCAGCAGCACCGGTGATTCCGCGACGGGCGACGCCGAAGGTGAATCCGACACGGTGTCCTTTGTTCGTGACGTGGCCCCCGTTTTGATCGAACACTGCGGTGGTTGTCATGTCGGCGGCGGTCAGGTGCGCGGCGGGTTGAATATGAATACCTTTGCCGGATTGATGCGTGGGGGCGATGAAGGCGACACGGTGATCGCCGGCAGCGGCGATGAGAGTGGTTTGGTGTTGCGGATGCGTGGCGAAGGCGGTGATTTGATGCCGCCCGGTGGACGACCACGCGTTCCCGAAGATTCGATTCAGTTGATCAGTCGCTGGATCGACCAAGGTGCCAAGGACGACGCGATTCGTCCCGGCCAAGATTTAAAGACGGCATCGATGCAGGCTTGGGCATCATCGGCGACTACCGACCAACGGAACGAACGAAGGCGACAACACGCCCAAGAGTCCATACGGATGGTTGCACCCGATGGCGTGGCGATGGTGGAATCGGACTACTTTATGGTCATCGGCCCGATGACCGAAAGGCGGTTGCAGGAAATCGGGAAGTTGGCCGATGGTCAGATGAAAGTCGTGCGTTCGGTAATTCCAGCGGTTTCCGGGGCGGATAAAGGCGAATACTTTCGTGGCCGCGCGACGTTGTTTGTTTTTCCGCGGCCCTACGAGTACGCGGAGTTTTCCAAGATGGTCGAACAGCGCAGCATTCCCGCCCAGTGGGTTTCTCACTTTCGCTCCGACGCCATTCTGGCGTACGCGTCGTTGGTGGTGACGCCGGATTTGGATGATGAAGGTCTGCGAAGCCGCTTGGCCGGGCCGCTGTTTTCCATGGCGATGGCCACGCGGGCCGCCGACGTGCCGGAGTGGCTGGCTGGCGGTGTGGGCGAATCGATCGCCAACGACCGTGTTCGAAAACTGGACCGTGACAGCCGCAGTCGATTGTTGGCCGCCCAACGCGACGCAGCGATTGCCGCCAAGAATGCGGGGGACTTGTTGCAACAACGTCTGCCCGCCCAGCAGGTTGATGCGTTATCGATCGCGGTGGCCGGTGCGATGATGGCACCGCCGCGACGCCGTGGATTCCAAACGATGATTCGGCAGATGAACGCGGGCCAGCCGTTCGAATCCGGCTTTCAAGGCGCTTATGGCGTCACGGTTGAAGCCTTTGTGGACGCCTTTTTGAAATGGGCCAAGGGGCCGACACCGACCCCTGCGCCGCAACGTTAG
- a CDS encoding HAD family hydrolase, with translation MNSSDIQIVYFDLGNILCAFDRSLASANLAELLSVDRAAADDVLHGADLQERFEHGEITGAQYADEVCRRCGRPDWLSQATGGDQAGVAAVLDAVSDMFTAVDGMDQLVVQTRDRVGRVGMLSNTCEAHWDWINRQAYSFLDSGFDPIVLSCRVASMKPDVAIYQAAESMADCRPSSIFFVDDKPENVEAARRRGWVAEVAMGLDQVRDALTRHQLIG, from the coding sequence GTGAATTCAAGTGATATTCAAATCGTCTATTTCGATTTGGGGAACATCCTGTGTGCCTTTGACCGATCGTTGGCGTCGGCCAACCTGGCCGAATTGTTGTCGGTCGATCGGGCTGCGGCCGACGACGTGTTGCACGGGGCGGATCTGCAGGAACGATTCGAGCATGGCGAGATCACCGGGGCACAGTACGCCGACGAAGTCTGTCGGCGCTGCGGTCGCCCGGATTGGCTGAGCCAGGCCACCGGCGGCGATCAGGCTGGTGTTGCTGCGGTGTTGGACGCGGTCAGCGATATGTTCACCGCGGTTGACGGGATGGACCAATTGGTCGTTCAAACGCGGGATCGTGTCGGTCGCGTCGGCATGCTGTCGAACACTTGTGAAGCCCACTGGGATTGGATCAATCGCCAAGCGTATTCGTTTCTGGATTCCGGTTTTGATCCGATCGTCCTTAGCTGTCGCGTGGCCAGCATGAAGCCCGACGTGGCGATCTATCAGGCCGCCGAATCGATGGCCGATTGCCGGCCATCGTCGATCTTCTTCGTCGACGACAAACCGGAAAACGTCGAAGCGGCACGACGACGTGGCTGGGTTGCCGAGGTCGCGATGGGGCTGGACCAGGTGCGCGACGCTCTGACGCGACACCAACTGATCGGATAA
- a CDS encoding Ppx/GppA phosphatase family protein has protein sequence MADSPTTKKQATRKKGVKKRSAKSPATKKSGRVRRSEVVAVIDIGAISIRMAVAEIHAGGSVRQLDSLIQPVELGRDSFNQRFLTRGTIEKSVEILRRYRRTLLEYGIESTDRVRVVATSAVREASNRLAFIDRVYVATGLDVEVMDEAEVNRITFMGVMPHLHSAAFEDPRKIVVVEMGGGSTELLVIRGGNVLHSESFRLGALRLQETLRGSRATASARRGLLESHIKRTLMRMADQVRVDGPIHLVALGGDMRFAGHCLLPDWDGVSLTRLDTADLRAFADKVLRMDEDQIVKQYGASFLDAQTLGPALLTYSLLTERFSLDEVYLCEANLRDGLLRDMASGGDWTSEFRDQTIRSARALGRRFDYDESYANSVAELSRRLFTELADEHKLSQRFEVLLYVASLLHEIGLFINVQSNHKHAFYIIRNSELFGLSKSEKNLVGLIARYYRRAFPQPSHEVYRNLNRDDRVAVAKAAALLRLAIALNDTRSGRIREIRCLREEKRLVIVVPDVEDVSLERLAMQKASGLFQEIFGVPVLLRTTSTR, from the coding sequence ATGGCAGATTCGCCCACCACCAAAAAACAAGCCACCCGGAAAAAGGGCGTCAAAAAGCGGAGCGCCAAAAGTCCCGCGACGAAGAAAAGCGGTCGCGTCCGGCGCAGTGAGGTGGTGGCCGTGATCGATATCGGCGCGATCAGCATCCGCATGGCGGTCGCTGAGATTCACGCCGGTGGTTCCGTCCGGCAATTGGATTCATTGATCCAGCCGGTCGAATTGGGCCGTGATAGTTTCAATCAGCGTTTTTTGACACGTGGGACGATCGAAAAGTCGGTCGAGATCTTGCGACGCTATCGTCGAACACTGTTGGAATATGGCATCGAAAGCACCGATCGCGTTCGCGTGGTGGCGACCAGTGCGGTTCGTGAAGCCAGCAATCGTCTGGCGTTCATCGATCGCGTCTATGTGGCCACCGGGCTGGATGTCGAAGTCATGGACGAAGCGGAGGTCAACCGCATCACGTTCATGGGCGTGATGCCACACCTTCATTCCGCCGCATTCGAAGATCCACGCAAAATCGTCGTGGTGGAAATGGGGGGCGGCAGCACCGAACTACTTGTGATTCGTGGCGGCAACGTCCTGCACAGTGAATCGTTTCGGCTGGGCGCGTTGCGTTTGCAAGAAACCTTGCGGGGATCTCGGGCGACGGCTTCGGCGCGACGCGGTTTGTTGGAAAGTCACATCAAACGCACGCTGATGCGGATGGCCGATCAGGTTCGTGTGGACGGCCCCATCCACTTGGTCGCACTGGGCGGCGACATGCGTTTCGCCGGTCACTGTTTGCTGCCAGACTGGGACGGCGTGTCATTGACCCGACTGGACACGGCGGATCTGCGCGCTTTCGCTGACAAAGTCTTGCGGATGGACGAAGATCAAATCGTCAAGCAGTACGGCGCAAGCTTTCTGGACGCCCAAACGTTGGGGCCGGCTTTGCTGACGTATTCGTTGCTGACCGAGCGATTTTCGCTGGACGAAGTCTATCTGTGCGAAGCCAATTTGCGCGATGGGTTGCTTCGTGATATGGCCAGCGGCGGTGACTGGACCAGCGAATTCAGGGACCAGACCATTCGATCGGCTCGGGCGCTTGGGCGTCGTTTCGACTACGACGAATCGTATGCCAACAGCGTGGCCGAACTGTCACGGCGCCTGTTCACCGAATTGGCCGACGAACACAAGCTTAGCCAGCGTTTTGAAGTCTTGTTGTATGTGGCTTCATTGCTGCACGAGATCGGATTGTTCATCAACGTTCAAAGCAATCACAAGCACGCCTTTTACATCATTCGCAACAGTGAACTGTTCGGGCTGTCCAAGAGCGAAAAGAACCTGGTCGGTTTGATCGCCCGCTACTATCGCCGTGCGTTTCCCCAGCCGTCCCACGAGGTCTATCGCAACTTGAATCGGGACGACCGTGTGGCGGTGGCCAAGGCGGCGGCGTTGTTGCGATTGGCCATCGCCCTGAATGACACACGAAGCGGTCGGATTCGGGAAATTCGTTGTTTACGCGAAGAAAAACGGCTGGTGATCGTCGTTCCTGATGTGGAAGACGTTTCGCTGGAACGTTTGGCGATGCAAAAAGCATCGGGGCTGTTTCAAGAAATTTTCGGCGTGCCCGTGTTACTGCGGACCACGTCGACACGTTGA
- a CDS encoding 3-keto-disaccharide hydrolase: MRFQRRWMMVFVSGMLPWLVLLCADTTDADSPVATGDWIGLFDCHSLDGWEGDPQYFRVQDGCIVAGTLKKKIPHNYFLCTRETYGDFELSFEAKLVGEGKNAGVQFRSQRIPDETEVRGYQADIGIAWKRPVWGALYDESRRRKMLAEPDAQLAKSLVRPGQWNEMRVICRGDRIQIYLNGTQTVDYREDDDTIERTGVIGLQIHSGPPTEAWYREIRLRRLDP, translated from the coding sequence ATGCGTTTTCAACGTCGTTGGATGATGGTTTTCGTGTCCGGCATGCTGCCGTGGTTGGTGTTGCTGTGCGCGGACACCACGGATGCCGATTCGCCCGTCGCCACGGGCGATTGGATTGGGCTGTTCGACTGCCACAGCTTGGACGGCTGGGAAGGCGATCCGCAGTACTTCCGAGTCCAAGATGGCTGTATCGTTGCCGGGACGTTGAAGAAAAAGATTCCGCACAACTATTTTTTGTGCACCCGCGAAACCTACGGGGACTTTGAGCTCAGTTTCGAAGCCAAGCTGGTCGGCGAAGGTAAAAACGCGGGTGTGCAATTCCGCTCGCAACGAATTCCCGACGAGACCGAAGTGCGCGGATATCAAGCCGATATCGGCATTGCTTGGAAGCGCCCGGTCTGGGGCGCGCTGTATGACGAATCACGACGTCGCAAAATGCTGGCCGAACCCGACGCCCAGTTGGCCAAGTCGCTCGTCCGCCCCGGCCAGTGGAATGAGATGCGTGTGATCTGTCGCGGTGATCGAATCCAGATCTATTTGAATGGGACGCAAACCGTCGACTATCGCGAAGACGATGATACAATCGAACGCACCGGAGTGATCGGCTTGCAAATTCACAGTGGACCGCCGACCGAAGCCTGGTACCGCGAAATCCGATTGCGAAGACTGGATCCGTGA
- a CDS encoding PH domain-containing protein: MTDDHRVRQHTIAPRVLSVWRMTFGLFGGPVIVVLALVAALLAWSHDSVLVRGVIAAGSIVVMATLAVGLGPGLALIQRSWSYRWTDDVFELGHGVIWRQSVSIPISRLQHVDIHRGPLERRAGLATLELHTAGTRHASHRLPGLEHADAIQLRDELLKRIRHQTERSHESGRPHQSEWPSDDDT; encoded by the coding sequence ATGACCGATGACCATCGCGTCCGGCAACACACCATTGCCCCAAGGGTGCTGTCGGTCTGGCGAATGACGTTCGGCCTATTCGGTGGACCGGTGATCGTCGTCCTTGCACTCGTCGCCGCCTTGCTGGCTTGGTCACATGATTCAGTGCTGGTCCGGGGGGTGATCGCTGCGGGATCGATCGTCGTGATGGCGACACTGGCTGTTGGCCTGGGTCCAGGCTTGGCACTGATCCAACGATCATGGTCGTATCGCTGGACCGACGACGTGTTTGAATTGGGGCATGGTGTGATCTGGCGACAATCGGTGTCCATTCCCATTTCGCGATTACAACATGTTGATATCCATCGCGGCCCGCTTGAACGGCGGGCCGGCCTGGCCACCTTGGAATTGCACACCGCGGGAACACGCCACGCCAGTCACCGTCTGCCCGGTTTGGAACATGCCGATGCGATCCAGTTGCGAGATGAATTGTTGAAACGGATACGTCATCAAACAGAACGGTCCCATGAATCGGGACGGCCTCATCAATCGGAATGGCCCAGTGACGACGACACCTGA
- the ilvD gene encoding dihydroxy-acid dehydratase, whose amino-acid sequence MSTALNKYSSRITQPKSQGASQAMLYATGMSSEDMNKAQVGIASMWYEGNSCNMHLLDLAGDVKEGVEKSGLVGMRFNTIGVSDGISMGTEGMSYSLQSRDLIADSIETIMAAQWYDALIALPGCDKNMPGCLIAMGRLNRPAIMVYGGTIRPGSYKDEKLDIVSAFQCYGQFIAGQISEDERQEIVRRSCPGAGACGGMYTANTMATAIEALGMSLPYSASIPAEDPDKKDECHRAGEAILELLKADIKPRDIMTRTAFENAMVTVMALGGSTNAVLHLIAMARSVDVPLTIDDFQSVSDRVPYLADLKPSGRFVQEDLHSIGGTPAVMKYLLKEGLMDGSCLTVTGKTLAENLESVPGLKEGQTIVHTVDAPIKKSGHLRILKGSLAPEGAVAKITGKEGLRFSGPARCFDSEELMLAALEQKQIQKGDVVVIRYEGPKGGPGMPEMLTPTSAIMGAGLGSDVAMITDGRFSGGSHGFIVGHVTPEAQTGGPIGLLQDGDVVTIDAETNSLDVDVSEKELEARRAKWQAPPLKATRGTLHKYIKNVKTASEGCVTDE is encoded by the coding sequence ATGTCCACAGCACTGAACAAATACAGTTCACGAATCACCCAACCGAAAAGCCAGGGCGCGTCACAGGCCATGCTGTACGCCACCGGCATGTCGTCCGAAGACATGAACAAGGCACAGGTTGGTATCGCCAGCATGTGGTACGAAGGCAACAGCTGTAACATGCACCTGTTGGACTTGGCGGGCGATGTTAAAGAAGGCGTGGAAAAATCCGGCTTGGTCGGCATGCGTTTCAACACGATCGGCGTCTCCGACGGGATCAGCATGGGCACCGAAGGGATGTCCTACAGTTTGCAAAGCCGTGATCTGATCGCCGATTCGATCGAAACCATCATGGCCGCCCAGTGGTACGACGCGCTGATCGCGCTGCCCGGTTGTGACAAAAACATGCCCGGGTGTCTGATCGCCATGGGCCGATTGAATCGTCCCGCGATCATGGTTTATGGGGGCACCATTCGTCCGGGATCTTACAAGGACGAAAAATTGGACATCGTCAGCGCATTCCAGTGCTATGGCCAATTCATCGCCGGACAGATCAGTGAAGATGAACGCCAAGAAATCGTGCGTCGGTCTTGTCCCGGTGCGGGCGCTTGCGGTGGCATGTACACGGCCAACACGATGGCGACGGCAATCGAAGCCCTGGGGATGTCACTGCCCTATTCGGCCAGCATCCCCGCGGAAGACCCCGACAAAAAAGACGAATGTCACCGCGCCGGCGAAGCGATCCTGGAACTGTTGAAAGCGGATATCAAGCCTCGCGATATCATGACGCGCACAGCGTTTGAAAACGCGATGGTCACCGTCATGGCCTTGGGCGGTTCGACCAACGCCGTTCTGCACTTGATCGCGATGGCCCGCAGCGTTGACGTACCGCTGACCATCGACGATTTCCAAAGCGTTAGCGATCGTGTTCCCTACCTGGCCGACTTGAAGCCCAGCGGCCGGTTCGTCCAAGAAGACCTGCACAGCATCGGCGGCACCCCCGCGGTCATGAAGTATCTGCTGAAAGAAGGGCTGATGGATGGATCGTGCTTGACCGTGACCGGCAAGACGTTGGCGGAGAACTTGGAATCAGTGCCCGGCTTGAAAGAAGGTCAAACGATTGTGCACACGGTTGACGCGCCGATCAAGAAATCGGGCCACCTTCGAATCCTGAAAGGCTCGCTGGCCCCCGAAGGCGCCGTCGCCAAAATCACCGGCAAAGAAGGGCTTCGGTTCAGCGGCCCGGCTCGCTGCTTCGACAGCGAAGAACTGATGCTGGCCGCGTTGGAACAAAAACAAATCCAGAAAGGTGACGTGGTCGTCATCCGCTACGAAGGCCCCAAAGGCGGCCCCGGCATGCCGGAAATGTTGACCCCGACCAGTGCCATCATGGGCGCGGGCTTGGGCAGCGACGTCGCCATGATCACCGACGGTCGCTTTAGCGGCGGCAGCCACGGATTCATCGTCGGGCACGTCACACCGGAAGCCCAAACCGGTGGCCCGATCGGGCTGCTGCAAGACGGTGACGTTGTCACGATCGATGCCGAAACAAATTCGCTGGACGTCGATGTCAGTGAAAAAGAACTGGAAGCACGGCGTGCAAAGTGGCAGGCACCGCCGTTGAAAGCGACTCGTGGCACCCTGCACAAGTACATCAAAAACGTGAAGACCGCCAGCGAAGGCTGTGTGACCGACGAATAG
- a CDS encoding protein-L-isoaspartate(D-aspartate) O-methyltransferase, which produces MSIKSICTIASFVCLSAVPLSFAHCDDDDPYAEARQRLVRDRIENAGVTDPRVLDSIRQTPRHEFVPATQVPRAYLDMALPIGSSQTISSPFIVAMMTEAIDPQPTDKVLEIGTGSGYQAAVLSPLVDQVYTIEIVDELGRQAAKTIERLGYENVHTRIGDGFLGWPDAAPFDKIIVTCSPESIPQPLVDQLREGGQMIIPVGQRYQQSLYRLVKQDGQLQRKRLRPTLFVPMTGQAEDERQVQPDPANPSVVNGDFETEASAGSTVAGSDASNDDFVPGWYYGRQVRLLKANIDVGQADEGSGFVRCENETPGLSSHLLQGVAIDGRQVTTVRLSGSVRTAGVVAGDAPDAMAMIAISLYDDQRRDLGTSWIGPFKGTRPWRKTSKLIRIPLQTREAILRIGLFGATGTADFDSISIQKVH; this is translated from the coding sequence ATGTCAATCAAGTCGATTTGTACCATCGCCAGTTTTGTTTGCTTGTCTGCCGTGCCCCTAAGCTTTGCCCATTGTGATGATGACGATCCATACGCCGAAGCGAGACAGCGGTTGGTTCGCGACCGAATCGAAAACGCGGGTGTGACTGACCCGCGGGTTCTGGATTCGATCCGCCAAACGCCCAGGCACGAGTTTGTTCCCGCCACGCAAGTTCCGCGGGCTTATCTGGACATGGCACTGCCGATTGGCAGTTCGCAAACGATCAGCAGCCCCTTCATCGTCGCCATGATGACCGAGGCGATCGATCCACAACCCACCGACAAGGTCTTGGAAATCGGGACGGGCAGTGGCTATCAGGCCGCGGTGTTAAGCCCGTTGGTGGATCAGGTCTATACGATCGAAATCGTGGACGAATTGGGACGCCAAGCCGCCAAGACGATCGAGCGATTGGGGTACGAGAACGTGCATACCCGAATCGGCGACGGTTTCTTGGGTTGGCCCGATGCGGCGCCCTTCGACAAAATCATCGTGACCTGCAGCCCTGAATCGATCCCCCAGCCGCTGGTCGATCAGCTTCGCGAAGGCGGCCAGATGATCATTCCGGTCGGACAACGTTATCAGCAGTCGCTGTACCGTTTGGTCAAACAGGACGGACAGTTGCAACGCAAACGTTTGCGTCCCACGCTGTTCGTCCCGATGACTGGACAGGCCGAAGATGAACGCCAGGTCCAGCCCGATCCGGCCAACCCGTCGGTGGTCAACGGTGACTTTGAAACAGAAGCTTCGGCCGGATCAACCGTCGCCGGATCCGATGCATCGAACGACGACTTTGTCCCGGGCTGGTATTACGGCCGCCAAGTCCGATTGCTGAAAGCCAATATCGACGTCGGCCAGGCCGATGAAGGTTCTGGGTTTGTCCGCTGCGAAAATGAGACCCCCGGGCTTAGCTCTCATCTGTTGCAAGGAGTCGCGATCGACGGGCGGCAAGTCACCACAGTTCGCTTATCCGGCTCAGTCCGCACCGCTGGTGTGGTGGCGGGCGATGCGCCCGACGCGATGGCGATGATTGCGATCAGCCTGTACGACGATCAGCGTCGGGACTTGGGCACTTCCTGGATCGGGCCGTTCAAAGGCACCCGGCCGTGGCGAAAGACCAGCAAGCTGATTCGCATTCCCTTGCAGACACGCGAGGCCATTCTGCGGATCGGACTGTTCGGAGCCACCGGAACGGCTGACTTCGATTCGATCTCAATTCAAAAGGTCCACTAG